The DNA region GACTCTTCAAAAACTTGGGCTTAGTCAGGAGCAGCTTTTAACGCAGAGGGGCACCATAGCGGGAGGCTTTGAAGTTGGAGAGGTAATAAAAGCGGATTTTGAAACTCTATGGCAGATAACCAAGGATACAAGTGGACTGAGCTTTGTCTATGGGGAAGAAAAGGGCAAAGCATGGCTTAAAGAATATGTGGGAGATTTTGGATATGCATTCACTATAGAAAAGCCCTTCATTTTCAAAGAGCCTATGAGCAGGGAGGAAATGAAGGAGCGCTATGGAGTTCACGTTGAGG from Palaeococcus pacificus DY20341 includes:
- a CDS encoding ASCH domain-containing protein, whose translation is MYHIIALHQVYGELIFRGLKSHEIRRSNKFGEGDIVFLYIARGNPHVLRETLQKLGLSQEQLLTQRGTIAGGFEVGEVIKADFETLWQITKDTSGLSFVYGEEKGKAWLKEYVGDFGYAFTIEKPFIFKEPMSREEMKERYGVHVEGIIHLSSRTRKPWVKELLEDLTIREILSL